Proteins encoded within one genomic window of Candidatus Binatia bacterium:
- a CDS encoding isochorismatase, whose protein sequence is MPFDLARALRPESTALLLFECQEGIVGREAAFPALREAVERRGLLDNLARLREAASQAHVPVFHLTTSRREDGAGSRANCPLLAASRKSPPLVPGSPRQAIVAPLAPREGEFVLARMHGVSPFHASELDALLRNLGVETVVVTGVSLNVGILGTTIEAVNCGYSVVVPRDCVAGTPEAYAEAVLENTIRLLAAVVDSTEIAEVWRRSGEREA, encoded by the coding sequence ATGCCCTTCGATCTCGCTCGCGCGCTCCGTCCGGAGTCCACGGCACTGCTGCTCTTCGAGTGCCAGGAGGGCATCGTGGGCCGCGAGGCGGCTTTCCCCGCGCTCCGCGAAGCCGTGGAACGTCGCGGGCTCCTCGACAATCTCGCGCGGTTGCGGGAGGCGGCCTCGCAGGCCCACGTCCCCGTCTTTCACCTCACCACCTCGCGCCGCGAGGACGGCGCCGGCTCGCGGGCGAACTGCCCACTTCTTGCCGCGAGCCGCAAGAGCCCTCCGCTCGTCCCCGGTTCCCCCCGTCAGGCGATCGTGGCACCGCTGGCCCCTCGCGAGGGCGAGTTCGTCCTCGCACGCATGCACGGGGTGAGCCCCTTCCACGCGAGCGAGCTCGACGCGCTCCTGAGAAACCTGGGCGTCGAGACGGTCGTGGTCACGGGCGTTTCGCTGAACGTCGGGATTCTCGGCACCACCATCGAAGCCGTCAACTGCGGCTACTCGGTCGTGGTGCCGCGGGATTGTGTCGCCGGCACGCCCGAGGCATACGCAGAAGCCGTGCTCGAGAACACGATTCGACTTCTCGCTGCCGTGGTCGATTCGACGGAAATCGCCGAGGTCTGGCGGCGGAGCGGGGAGCGGGAGGCGTGA
- a CDS encoding amidohydrolase gives MGRYGFRVIDADGHGGEAKNWREKIPPEFRETMERFRQRCAEHYGRLTLPGGGTARRGDDFEMRPGMYDPEERLRDMDLEGIDVTVTFPGGAGEEWAMLDRDFAVALCRTMNDAKAEFCRHAPDRIKAVAKLPMIDPEAAAAELRRAVTELGLVGMVTPQHIRDKNLDDPSFDVVWAEAERLGAAVCVHGGGQAPDQYPIAVDRFRTRLEVHAITHPLGNMIALDCFTVGGILHRFPKLRVAFMESGCGWLPFWLERLDEHYELMPEQAPNIDRKPSEYFLDGNCFIGCDPDEQMLGYVAKVCGDHKIVYASDYYHWDCKFPNTVKLIAERNDLSRRSKERILGENASVLYGIPF, from the coding sequence ATGGGCAGGTACGGATTCCGGGTGATCGACGCGGACGGCCACGGGGGTGAGGCGAAGAACTGGAGAGAGAAAATCCCCCCGGAGTTCCGGGAGACGATGGAACGCTTCCGGCAAAGGTGCGCGGAGCACTACGGGCGGCTCACGCTTCCCGGCGGCGGGACGGCCCGGAGAGGCGACGACTTCGAGATGCGCCCGGGAATGTACGACCCGGAGGAACGCCTGCGCGACATGGACCTCGAAGGGATCGATGTCACGGTCACCTTTCCCGGCGGCGCCGGCGAGGAGTGGGCGATGCTCGATCGCGACTTCGCGGTCGCGCTTTGCCGGACGATGAACGACGCGAAGGCCGAGTTCTGCCGCCATGCGCCGGACCGGATCAAGGCCGTGGCGAAACTTCCCATGATCGACCCCGAAGCGGCGGCTGCCGAGCTCAGGCGCGCGGTGACGGAGCTCGGGCTCGTGGGGATGGTGACGCCGCAGCACATCCGGGACAAAAATCTCGACGACCCGTCTTTCGACGTCGTGTGGGCCGAGGCCGAAAGGCTCGGGGCCGCCGTCTGCGTCCACGGCGGCGGGCAGGCCCCCGACCAGTACCCGATCGCCGTCGACCGCTTCCGCACGCGGCTCGAAGTCCACGCCATCACCCACCCCCTCGGCAACATGATCGCGCTCGACTGTTTCACCGTGGGCGGGATTCTCCACCGCTTTCCGAAGCTGCGTGTCGCCTTCATGGAATCGGGTTGCGGCTGGCTTCCCTTCTGGCTCGAGCGACTCGACGAGCACTACGAGCTCATGCCCGAGCAGGCGCCGAACATCGACCGCAAGCCGAGCGAGTACTTTCTCGACGGCAACTGCTTCATCGGTTGCGACCCCGACGAACAGATGCTCGGCTACGTGGCCAAAGTGTGCGGCGACCACAAGATCGTCTACGCGTCGGACTACTACCACTGGGACTGCAAGTTCCCGAACACGGTCAAGCTGATCGCGGAGCGCAACGACCTCTCCCGGCGCTCGAAGGAACGCATCCTGGGGGAGAACGCGTCGGTCCTGTACGGGATTCCCTTCTGA